One Oceanithermus desulfurans DNA segment encodes these proteins:
- a CDS encoding VOC family protein produces the protein MGPHTLHLATPELEADLGFFQVLGYALCELEEPHARLIPGSGPELQLESAEGGALVPVFDGLGPREDLEGNPLRYAPPPRGAVSRGQARVWGPVLPVVDLPTSLAWYERHLGLAEAFSDADTGWAELEHPEGGRVVLAFAPDLDTPAMLALGVRDAAAEVERLREHDLLPVWTRSVPWGRLAAYAAPGGLPVLLVEASSSSG, from the coding sequence ATGGGGCCGCACACGCTGCACCTCGCCACCCCCGAGCTCGAGGCCGACCTGGGCTTCTTCCAGGTCCTCGGCTACGCCCTGTGCGAACTGGAGGAGCCGCACGCGCGGCTGATCCCCGGCTCGGGTCCGGAGCTGCAGCTCGAAAGCGCGGAGGGCGGCGCCCTCGTGCCCGTCTTCGACGGCCTGGGGCCGCGGGAAGACCTGGAGGGCAATCCCCTGCGCTACGCGCCCCCGCCGCGGGGCGCCGTTTCCCGGGGCCAGGCGCGGGTTTGGGGGCCGGTGCTGCCGGTGGTGGACCTACCCACCAGCCTGGCCTGGTACGAACGGCACCTGGGCCTCGCCGAGGCCTTCTCCGACGCAGATACCGGATGGGCGGAACTGGAGCACCCCGAGGGCGGCCGGGTCGTCCTGGCCTTCGCCCCCGACCTCGACACCCCGGCGATGCTGGCGCTGGGGGTGCGCGACGCGGCCGCCGAGGTGGAGCGCCTGCGGGAGCACGACCTTCTGCCCGTCTGGACGCGCAGCGTCCCCTGGGGACGCCTGGCCGCCTACGCCGCGCCCGGGGGGCTGCCGGTGCTGCTGGTGGAGGCTAGTAGTAGTAGCGGTTGA
- the ruvX gene encoding Holliday junction resolvase RuvX, with protein sequence MKVLGLDVGDARIGVAVAEEGRPLAFGRGWIERRGRAADVQAVLELARREGAQRAVVGLPRRTGGEEGAQAAKVRAFAAALEAAGLEVRFVDERFTTRVAARRTAHLPRKKRQEKGRLDEAAAVAILETYLERNA encoded by the coding sequence GTGAAGGTGCTCGGGCTGGACGTGGGGGATGCGCGCATCGGCGTGGCCGTGGCCGAGGAAGGACGGCCCCTGGCCTTCGGACGCGGCTGGATTGAGCGCAGGGGGCGCGCGGCCGATGTGCAGGCGGTGCTCGAGCTCGCCCGCCGCGAGGGCGCCCAGCGCGCGGTCGTGGGGCTGCCCCGCCGCACCGGGGGTGAGGAGGGGGCGCAGGCCGCCAAGGTGCGCGCCTTCGCCGCGGCGCTCGAGGCTGCAGGGCTCGAGGTGCGCTTCGTCGACGAGCGCTTCACCACCCGCGTCGCCGCCCGGCGCACCGCCCACCTGCCCCGCAAGAAGCGCCAAGAAAAGGGACGGCTCGACGAGGCCGCGGCCGTGGCCATCCTCGAGACCTACCTCGAAAGGAACGCGTGA
- the mltG gene encoding endolytic transglycosylase MltG, which produces MSSEAPPRPRRRRIWIWALAALVLLAGAAAAWIHWLLGPTGASAIVEIPEGAGAQAVGRILETNGLVRSGRAFALYARWKGAAARLQSGYYKLEGRGVPRLVEDLTGGRAPVMVRLVFPEGWRAVDYAERLEAAGFDGAGFLAIVRNPPAEWTPTYVEGPTLEGYLFPDTYDLPKGADPAVVVTVMLRRFDREVTPERVRAAEALKLSIHGWVTLASIVQAEAGSAAEMPAIAGVFLNRLDAGMPLQSDPTVAYALGKKLPELDRYAGDFDVDSPYNTYKHPGLPPGPIDNPGLEALLAVLNPKRNDANGLPYFYFFHAGGRLYLSSTFNEHLRKLNRYYY; this is translated from the coding sequence GTGAGCTCCGAAGCCCCGCCGCGTCCCCGCAGGCGCCGGATCTGGATCTGGGCGCTCGCCGCTTTGGTCCTGCTCGCCGGCGCCGCCGCCGCCTGGATCCACTGGCTGCTGGGGCCCACCGGGGCCAGCGCCATCGTCGAGATCCCCGAGGGGGCGGGCGCCCAGGCCGTGGGCCGCATCCTGGAGACGAACGGGCTGGTGCGCTCGGGGCGCGCCTTCGCCCTCTACGCCCGCTGGAAGGGGGCGGCCGCGCGCCTGCAGAGCGGCTACTACAAGCTCGAGGGCCGCGGCGTGCCCCGGCTGGTGGAAGACCTCACCGGCGGCCGGGCGCCGGTGATGGTGCGGCTCGTTTTCCCCGAGGGATGGCGCGCCGTCGACTACGCCGAGCGCCTGGAGGCAGCGGGCTTCGACGGCGCGGGCTTCCTGGCCATCGTCCGCAACCCGCCCGCCGAGTGGACCCCCACCTACGTCGAGGGGCCGACGCTCGAGGGCTACCTCTTCCCCGACACCTACGACCTGCCCAAGGGGGCGGACCCCGCGGTGGTCGTCACCGTGATGCTGCGCCGCTTCGACCGCGAGGTCACGCCCGAACGGGTGCGCGCCGCGGAGGCCCTGAAGCTCAGCATCCACGGCTGGGTGACGCTGGCCTCCATCGTCCAGGCGGAGGCCGGCAGCGCCGCGGAGATGCCGGCGATCGCCGGGGTCTTCCTCAACCGGCTGGACGCCGGGATGCCCCTGCAGTCGGACCCCACGGTGGCCTACGCGCTGGGCAAGAAGCTGCCCGAGCTCGACCGTTACGCAGGGGACTTCGACGTCGACTCGCCCTACAACACCTACAAGCACCCCGGCCTCCCTCCGGGGCCGATCGACAACCCCGGTCTGGAGGCCCTGCTCGCCGTCCTCAACCCCAAGCGCAACGACGCCAACGGCCTGCCCTACTTCTACTTCTTTCACGCCGGCGGCCGCCTTTACCTGAGCAGCACCTTCAACGAGCACCTGCGCAAGCTCAACCGCTACTACTACTAG